TATTGTTCAACAGCCTTTATTGCTGCTTCTACGGACGCAAATCCTTTGACCAAGATCCCGATTAGAGCGCGGCCATCAGCGACGGCACATATTTGTTTTGCGTTTTCTACATCCCTTGCCAAAACGTTTAAACGAATTTTCGGTGTGCCCACTTTTGTTATTCTCCTTCTCCCTGTTTTTGCAGCAGTTCCTTTATTCGCGCTGCAATGATGTGTTCTTGCCCTTCGTGAAACGGTCGTGGATCAAAGGCAATCACACCCGTATTCACATAGTGGTTACGGGTAAAAATAGCTGGATTTCCTTGCTCCAGTTGGCGTGTAAGCTCCCGAGCCGTCATTCCTGCCACTCGTTCGTCAAGCTGAACTTGCACTCGATAGATCGACCTGCCTGCCTCATCCTGTGCGATCACTGCTTTCACACCGGGCAAGCTGTTCAGTTCTCCAGCCAGCCACTCCACTCGCCTGCGCTGCTCGGGAGCATTTTGCTTTTCGGGGTCGTACTGTCCAAGCGCTGCAAGCAAACCCGCAATGGCTTCCTTGCCTACCTTCATGGCACGACCGACGCCTTTATATTGCGCGCGGCATGCGGCAATCAGATCGGCACGCCCTGCGATAAAGCCTGACGTTGGTCCGCCGATTGCTTTTCCGCCACTGTAGATGACAAGATCGGCACCCATCGCCACGTAGCGCCGCAGATCCTCCTCCGCCGCCGCGTCAACAATGACCGGAAGTCCAAACTCCCGACCGAGTTGAATCATCGCGTCTAGCGATTGCATCCCTTTTTGAATCGCATGGTGAGATTTGACATAGAGCAGTGCTGCGGTCTGATCGTCAATGGCTTCTCGCAAATGCTCTGCTTCTACGTGATTGGCATGCCCGACCTCTACGACTTTCCCACCGCCCAGTGCAATCATCTGTTGAACGGAAGCGCCGAAGTGCACCGCGTGTCCTTTTTGGATGATGATCTTGTTATTCAACCCTTCGGAAAAAGGAAGCCGCTCGATCATACTCAGATGGCACCCTGCTATGACTGCCGCTACACTAATAGCAATGCCGGCAGCTGCTCCTGAGGTAGGACAACCGTCTTCTGCACCTGTCGCCTCTGCGATATGATGACCTGCCACAATCATCAGCTCACTGATTTCTACATAATCCATGGCGGCTTCTCCCATGGCCTGTGCGATAGAAGGATGGACGGCACTAGCACCCAGTGCCGTCATCTTACCGCTTGCGTTTATGACTTGCTTCAACCCTAACTGCTGATAGATTCCCATGGTTTGCCCATCCTTCCTGTGAAAACTCTTCTCTCTATCCTCATTGTGTCGGAATCGGGAAAATGGCGCCAAGAATCATGGCTCCGATAATCGCACCTCCTGCAATCGGTTTGTTGTAATAGTAGAAAATCGCTGCTCCTGCTGTTGCGCCGAGTCCAACTGGAATCGAAGCCATAATCGCAGAAATGATGATCAATGGGCCTAAGTAACGCCCAGCAGCGTTTCCGGCTCCCATCATGACATCGGCACCAAAGGTGGAGTTCGATGCGTTGATCGTATACTTCCGAATCAAAATAATGACGGTACCAATGATGAAGCCCAAGAGCGCACCTGTCGCCAGCGCCAAAGGAAAGGAAGTCAACGGAGCTGTGAATCCCGCTCCCAACATCAACGCTGGGACGCCAATCCCGATACCTGTTTGCAACGAACCGCCAATATCGAGAATCCCAACCAGCGGCCCCTCCAAAACACGAGCAAACAAAAAGCTCGCACCAAACGCAGCAGCTGCACCATAGCCGCCACCCTTGATCCCCGCCTCGAGCATCGCAACGATGGCGATATCGTTAAAAGCACCGACATGATACACATAGTAAAGATGAGTACCCGCAAAGATTCCCGCAGACAAGCACGCCACAAAAAGCGGAAATGCCCATTCTGAATACCAAAACCCTTTTGCTTGCAATTCACCCATTACTTTTTCACCACCGATCCAAATGTTTCGTGAAGCTCTATCAACCACTGTGGAATTTCCACGTACATACTCTTCAAGAGCGCGACATCAAAACCGCGGAAGAAGCCACTGAATACAAACAAGAGAATGACTGCAATAAACATGGATTTGGTAATTTTGTTCCAACCACTGTCGTCCAGGCCTTTCCCGATCAAAATACCCAAGACGATTCCAGGCACCGCATTTCCCATGACCAAGTGAGACAAACCACCCAAGACCGTTCCCCAAATCCCTGTCCGTTTGCCTGCATCCATCGCCGCCATCCAGAACACAATCGGCATGATCGGGTTGATCAACCAGTTCGCAGCCGGGACCAGTACCTTCGTCGCTACGAGCTGCATCGATTCGGGAATCGCCGTTGCAGTGGAATTCAACACAGTGACCACGACGACACCAACTGCTGCTCCGGCAATCGCCATTTGCTTCGGATTGTGCAACGTCTCCGCGACATTCTTGTTGCGCCAGAGCAACACGGCCGCCGCCCAGTTCGGGATAACGCGATGATCCACATCTTGCGTCAACGCACCCGCACCAACAACAGACGCCCACGAGTTAAACAAAAAGCCAAGACCAAATGAAAAGTGGGAAATGGGATCGCCCGCACACGCGTTCAGCTCTCCAAAAGTCCGGAATGCTCCCATCCCCTGTACATTGGGTGCATGGAACATCCTCGCTGCCCCCGCACCAACACCGAAGCCGACCAATGCCCCGATGACAATCGACTTCAACACAATCATCAACGTAACCACTGAACCTACCCCCTGTCTCTTTCTATCGCTGACGAACCAACTGCCCTATACCCGCATTCTGCTCGGTCTGCTGCTGAAACGTTATATTTTCTACATGGATTAGACCCAGCCTCACTTGAATCTCTGCGGTGATGTCATACCGCGTCCGTTTGCGAGGGAAGAACAATCCCAAAAATCGCTCATGCTTGACTGTTTCTGTCGCCGACACAATGGAAACCCCTACAGGTTCGATTCGCACGACCAAATCACTCGTCTGTCTCGCCACAACGTGCTTGATTTGGGAAAAAATCTTGTTGAAGGCTCCTTCTTTCGTATCGCCACTCCCGGATAATCGCAAGGTCTGCGTCGTCTCCGTGTACATAGATTACTTCCCTCCCAGCTTGATGTATTCTTCCACCATGCGCCTGCCCAGCTCTTCTGTATCCATGAAGCCAAAGCCAATCACTTTTTTTCCGCTACGCAAGGCAGTAATACCAGCATCTACGGAGCGCAAGCCGTACTCGACCGGAAAACCATACTTGGTCTTGGCAGTGAGTGCCCCAGCCCCACCACTTCCGCAAAAGGACAGCCCGAGATCTGCACTCTCACTGACCATGACATCTCCTACCTTCATATCCGCGCCAACACCTGGAATGACGATCGCGGTCCCGCCAGCAGCTTCGATTCCTTTTGCAATGTTCTGTCCTTTTCCGAGACGATCACCAATCACGATTTTTACCTTAGACATATCCAAAACCTCCCTATATTCACAGCAATGTTTTACGATGGCCCCATCTGCATGGCACGGATGGCTTCAAAATGAACTGCTAACAGAAACGCTTCTGTGTCATCTGCCTGCCACGCACTCTTCTCTTCCAAAAGAACTTTGTGCGAGAGCGTAACCATATCGGGATGAATTTCGGCGAATAACTCCGCTTCAATCACGGGCAGCCTTTCACCGTTGGTCATCCGTCGTACAAATGCCAGTACATGAGCTCCGATGGCTAGCCAGCGATCTCTCGGTATTTGAATCTCCATGAGGCGGAACTCCTCCTCAATTTTTTGGAGAATTTGTTTTGTTTCTGAAATTTCAGATAAATATTCTGATTTTGTCTCAATCAGTTCCTTGAGAATGTCATCAATCATTTGCATGTCAGTACCCTTCCCGAAGTAATCCCTTGATAAGCCACTACTCTTTCCATTGTCTCCACCGTTTCTTGTTCACTGTCGGTCAAAATTGTCGGCTCTTTTTTAATCTGCAAAATGGATACGTCCGCGCATGCCCCTACTTTCAACGTCCCGATCTCGTTTTCCAGCCCGAGAATTCGTGCGGGCGCAAGCGTACTCGCAGCAATCACATCGTCGAGCGAATAACCCATGGCGAGAAACTTCGTGAGGGTGTGCGTCAAGCTGTGCACAGGACCATCGATGTTGCGCCGGTGAACATCCGTGCTAATGACATGTGGCTTAATACCTTGGGCCTGCGCATGACGCAATGTTTGGAAGCTGAAGCTCGCTTCGCCGTGCCCGATGTCGAGTAAGACTCCCCGCTCCAACGCGTCTTGCGCCTCTGGTATCAACTCTCCTCGTTCGTCGAACATCCCTCCTTTTTTTCCGTGAAACGCATGTGTCACTACGTCTCCCCGGTCTAAGAGAGGCAATATTTCCGTGAGTTTTGGCGGAGCGTTTCCGATGTGAACCATCATAGGTACGCCCGCTCCCCTCGCTGCTTCCTTGGCTACGAGCAAGGGTTGTATCCCGTTTTGCTTGACGACAGAACCGCTCATGCGGGCTTTTACCCCTCGTAAAATCGGTTGTTTTCTTATGAGGGCTGCCGCTTCTCTCGGGGTTAACCGCGACATGTCTGCGAGTTCCCCGCCTCCTGTGCACAAGCCATCCCCTGAAATGTTCAGAAATGCCAGAACACGAGTAACAGAAGGATACACTGCTTCTTCAAGAAAAGCATCAAACGACCATAGTCCGACACTGCCAGCATCTACTACGGTTGTCACTCCTTGCTCGATCCCGACCCGATCCGCGGCTACGCCCAAACTCGTCTTTGTCGGAAAAACATGAGCGTGCAAATCGATCAGACCAGGTGTCACCACATATCCCTCAGCATCGATTATCTCCTTGCTTTCCAGATTCATCCCTTGATCATCGGTTGTCTTCCCTTTCTCATACAACCCAACGATCCGCCCTTCCCGAATGGCAAGATCATAGTGCCCGTTCAGGTTCTGGGAAGGATCAACGACCCGTCCGTTGCGTATGAGTAGATCCACTTTCACTCTCTACCGTCCCCTTTCCTGAAAAATAGCGCATAATGGCCGTCACTTCACTAGGTGGAACTTGGAGGTTTGCCTCAGCCATCAATCGGTTCAGCCTTTCACGCCATGCCTTCCATTCTATCGATTCCGCCTCTGCCGACGATTCCCACTCCTCCTGATAAGGTGAGCCAAAAGCCAGTCGATTTACCATCAATAGGAGGTGCAGCGTCAGTCCGCTTGCCATTTGTTCTGTTAGGTACTCCCGGAAAGCAGTCACGATTTTTTGACTGATTTCATACCCTTTGCAAATGACATCCTGGGACAGCCTCTCGACCACCGGCAAATCTGACGGAATAAGATCAGCAGTCAGAGTAGGGAACCAAGCTTCCTTGCGAGCATTCACAGCCTGCTCTCGAATTCCTCCCTCCACTTGCAAGGCTTCCAGACAGTTCTGAATCTGGTTGATATCTTGGCGGGTTGGAAGAGGACTGACAATCACAACAGGCACCTCAGCTTTGATCGGAAGGACACTAATGATGACATCCACGCGACGACTCGCCAAATACTTCTCTACCTCTGTGCTGGAACACAGGCCTACGACCCGAAGTGAACGCAATTCGCTTTCCAGGTACGTTTTCAAAAACCGTGAAGTCCCTCTGCCTGTTCCGCACACGACGAGCGCATCTGCCTTTTTCTGCTCCAGCCAGCGATCATAAGCTGCTTGAAAATGCAGAACAAAGTAAGCAATGTCGGCATCAAGCCAATACACCCCGCGATGCCAAAACACTTCTTCGCATGAGCGCTTGACTGCATCAAACATGCGTGCGTAGGAACGGCGAATCTCCTCCGTCAGAGGATTCGCAAAAAGAACTCCCTGACGATAACGGTTCAAACTGTCATCCAGGTGAGCAAATAGCAGTCTGACCAGTTCCTGATCCTCGTACAACGGTGCCAGCATCCGGTTACTAACCGCTTCCGTCAGCTCTTTGGTGGCCTGGAAAACGTCCAAAACAATCCTCCCTGCTCGCGCCTCTCGTGGCACCTGTTCGGTCCCTAACAGAGGAAGGCACGCATACGCAATCTCGTGTTCGGGAATAACGACGTTCAATCGCTGACATAATGCTCGAACCTCGTGTGAAAACAGCTCGTACCCGATCCAATGCCTCGCTTCTCCCATCTCGGCATCATCTGCAGTGACCAATTGACCCCGCTGTACGCGATGGACGACAATGCATAAGCGAATCAGCAAACTAATCAGCGCTCGGTCTGTCAGCGTCTCCGCAGCAGCATTCATCCATGCTTTGATGCTGTGAATAATCTCCCCTAATTCTGCCCGGCTGATCAGCCACTTCTCCAATAACGGACCCGTTCTCGCCTCTTGTCCATTTTCTAAAAACATCCCCTGTACCATCCGATACATGTCGTTTCCATCCAACAGATCGTGAATCAAGTTTTCGAGAGCATACCGCTTGTGCCGCTCACTCCCGTCCACACGTACACCGTACCTCTGCTTCGTGACGAGCTCAAGACGCCAGCCATCGAGCAGCTTTTCCGCGTCCTTAACATCGGCAACGACTGTATTGCGACTGACTCCCATGTGGTCGGCCAAATCGTTCATCCTCTGATACCCATCTGACAGCAGAAGAATGAACAAAAAATGCTTGACCCGATCCTTTTGCGGCAGAATGAGTGTCTTGCTGTCATCCCTTTGCAAATTTTCCTTCAAAGCATTTCGATGCTCTTGTTCTTCCGTGATCCACAGCCCTTTATTCGGTTGAGAATGGAGGATGACATTTCGTTCCTTTAGCCATTGCCTGACGTTCTCCAGATCGTACTTGACGGTTCGCTCGCTAACTTGGAAATCGCGCGCTACATCCTTAATTTTCAGCGGATAATAGCTGTCGAGTATCACCTTCAGTAATGAATGGGAACGTGTGGTTAAAAAGACCATTCCTTTCTCCTTTCCATAAAAAGCTGTGTCCTTGCTTGAGATTCATTATAGAAAACGCTTTCTCGGTGGTAAAGAACGATTCCTTTCCCCATCAATCGTGCAATTTTTGCAATTATCAGTTTGATTCGACAGCAATGAAAAAGATGACCCCGGTTAAAACTGGGGCCATCCTCTCTGTATAACCTATTTGACATAGATCGTCGTTTTTGCAGTTGCCTTTGTATCCGTTTCGATATTTTTCACTGCTGCCCCAAACTTATGTGTCTTTTTTTGCTCTGGCTTGAACTTTAGCAGTACTTTATGCGTTTTATTTTCATCATCATATTCTTCATTGATTTCGGTCACGTCAAACTTTATCACTCCGCTTCCACTTATCTCCTCATCTTTTTCTTTATCATACATTTTCAAGAAAAAGAAAGGAGTATAGGTTCCCTCTTTACGTGGAGTAAAGTAGCCTGTTGTTACGTATACCCCTTTCTTGCGATCATGTGTGGTTCTTACTTTTTCTACCTTTTGAGTCGTATCTACTGAATTAAACGAGAAAAATAAAAACTTCGCGTCTTCTCGAATCATTCCCTTATACGGAGTATGTACAGTGAATTTTATTTTTTCACCAACTTTAAGTTTTTGTTCAGGTGAAATAAAAAATTCTGAATCTACAGAAGGCACCGTTACCGGCATGTTGTCTACAAAGATCCTTTTATTCGCTCTTCCTACCCATATTTTATCTGTATCACTCATAATGATCTCAAACTCGATACCCAAACTTCCCACTCTGTCGCCGATAATATCCTCCGGTGTAAATGTCGCCTTTGACACATAGTTCTTTCCCTTTATTTTCGTGTCTGGCTCAATGGTTATCGTCTGCTCTTTATCCATTTTTGCCTTAACCACGATTTTCGCTTCGAATGATTTTCCCTCTTTTTTCGTAACGGCCTCCACCTGAATCTTCGTACCGGGAGCATACCTGTCTTTGTCTGGACTTATATTTAGTTCAACCGGTATCGACTCTTCCATTTCTTCAGATGCCAAGGTGACTGTTGGTGACGATGTAACAAGCAAGGCTGATGCAACCATCCAGCTCATGAGGAAATAAATCCACGAAGACTGCTTTCGCTTCATGAAAAGCATTCCGTACCCCTCCAACCATTTTTTGGTGAAAACCTCCATCCAAATAGTATCATTACACAAAAAAGGTCCGCAACGAAAGGTTACGGACCTCTACCAATACCTCTACTTGTAGGAGGTGCTTACAGAATTCCACCCAAGCTCGCACCTTTGACAAACAGTCGTTCGATATTTTTCTCGACCGTTGGATCTGGTACCAATGGGGGTGCTTGATGTGGTTTGGTGCGGGCATCAATAATCAGATTATCGCAACCCCAATGCTTGTTCTCATAGTAGCTGTTCACACCGTACATGTCGTGGGATGGATTGCTTCGTGTGAAGGTTGCCCACAGGAAGTTTTGT
This genomic stretch from Brevibacillus brevis harbors:
- a CDS encoding glycine-rich SFCGS family protein encodes the protein MSKVKIVIGDRLGKGQNIAKGIEAAGGTAIVIPGVGADMKVGDVMVSESADLGLSFCGSGGAGALTAKTKYGFPVEYGLRSVDAGITALRSGKKVIGFGFMDTEELGRRMVEEYIKLGGK
- a CDS encoding BglG family transcription antiterminator; its protein translation is MVFLTTRSHSLLKVILDSYYPLKIKDVARDFQVSERTVKYDLENVRQWLKERNVILHSQPNKGLWITEEQEHRNALKENLQRDDSKTLILPQKDRVKHFLFILLLSDGYQRMNDLADHMGVSRNTVVADVKDAEKLLDGWRLELVTKQRYGVRVDGSERHKRYALENLIHDLLDGNDMYRMVQGMFLENGQEARTGPLLEKWLISRAELGEIIHSIKAWMNAAAETLTDRALISLLIRLCIVVHRVQRGQLVTADDAEMGEARHWIGYELFSHEVRALCQRLNVVIPEHEIAYACLPLLGTEQVPREARAGRIVLDVFQATKELTEAVSNRMLAPLYEDQELVRLLFAHLDDSLNRYRQGVLFANPLTEEIRRSYARMFDAVKRSCEEVFWHRGVYWLDADIAYFVLHFQAAYDRWLEQKKADALVVCGTGRGTSRFLKTYLESELRSLRVVGLCSSTEVEKYLASRRVDVIISVLPIKAEVPVVIVSPLPTRQDINQIQNCLEALQVEGGIREQAVNARKEAWFPTLTADLIPSDLPVVERLSQDVICKGYEISQKIVTAFREYLTEQMASGLTLHLLLMVNRLAFGSPYQEEWESSAEAESIEWKAWRERLNRLMAEANLQVPPSEVTAIMRYFSGKGTVESESGSTHTQRTGR
- a CDS encoding DgaE family pyridoxal phosphate-dependent ammonia lyase translates to MGIYQQLGLKQVINASGKMTALGASAVHPSIAQAMGEAAMDYVEISELMIVAGHHIAEATGAEDGCPTSGAAAGIAISVAAVIAGCHLSMIERLPFSEGLNNKIIIQKGHAVHFGASVQQMIALGGGKVVEVGHANHVEAEHLREAIDDQTAALLYVKSHHAIQKGMQSLDAMIQLGREFGLPVIVDAAAEEDLRRYVAMGADLVIYSGGKAIGGPTSGFIAGRADLIAACRAQYKGVGRAMKVGKEAIAGLLAALGQYDPEKQNAPEQRRRVEWLAGELNSLPGVKAVIAQDEAGRSIYRVQVQLDERVAGMTARELTRQLEQGNPAIFTRNHYVNTGVIAFDPRPFHEGQEHIIAARIKELLQKQGEGE
- a CDS encoding DUF4310 family protein, with the translated sequence MGELQAKGFWYSEWAFPLFVACLSAGIFAGTHLYYVYHVGAFNDIAIVAMLEAGIKGGGYGAAAAFGASFLFARVLEGPLVGILDIGGSLQTGIGIGVPALMLGAGFTAPLTSFPLALATGALLGFIIGTVIILIRKYTINASNSTFGADVMMGAGNAAGRYLGPLIIISAIMASIPVGLGATAGAAIFYYYNKPIAGGAIIGAMILGAIFPIPTQ
- a CDS encoding DUF4312 family protein, producing MYTETTQTLRLSGSGDTKEGAFNKIFSQIKHVVARQTSDLVVRIEPVGVSIVSATETVKHERFLGLFFPRKRTRYDITAEIQVRLGLIHVENITFQQQTEQNAGIGQLVRQR
- a CDS encoding amidohydrolase/deacetylase family metallohydrolase, with product MKVDLLIRNGRVVDPSQNLNGHYDLAIREGRIVGLYEKGKTTDDQGMNLESKEIIDAEGYVVTPGLIDLHAHVFPTKTSLGVAADRVGIEQGVTTVVDAGSVGLWSFDAFLEEAVYPSVTRVLAFLNISGDGLCTGGGELADMSRLTPREAAALIRKQPILRGVKARMSGSVVKQNGIQPLLVAKEAARGAGVPMMVHIGNAPPKLTEILPLLDRGDVVTHAFHGKKGGMFDERGELIPEAQDALERGVLLDIGHGEASFSFQTLRHAQAQGIKPHVISTDVHRRNIDGPVHSLTHTLTKFLAMGYSLDDVIAASTLAPARILGLENEIGTLKVGACADVSILQIKKEPTILTDSEQETVETMERVVAYQGITSGRVLTCK
- a CDS encoding DUF4311 domain-containing protein; protein product: MVTLMIVLKSIVIGALVGFGVGAGAARMFHAPNVQGMGAFRTFGELNACAGDPISHFSFGLGFLFNSWASVVGAGALTQDVDHRVIPNWAAAVLLWRNKNVAETLHNPKQMAIAGAAVGVVVVTVLNSTATAIPESMQLVATKVLVPAANWLINPIMPIVFWMAAMDAGKRTGIWGTVLGGLSHLVMGNAVPGIVLGILIGKGLDDSGWNKITKSMFIAVILLFVFSGFFRGFDVALLKSMYVEIPQWLIELHETFGSVVKK